Within the Veillonellales bacterium genome, the region TGACTGCCGATATATCCTGCTCCGCCGGTAATTAATACATTCACAAAAAGCCTCCTTCGATAATGAGTTTTCGAAAATATTGACTGATAACATGTCCTACGATCAGATGAATATCTTCTACCTGACCATAATTAAAATTATCAACCACGATATTCGCCTGCGTGAGTTCTTTTAATTTTCCTCCGTTGAATCCCAATATACCGATAGTAGTTACATTGATGCTGTTGGCATAGTTTACAGCCTCCACCAGGTTTGGTGAATTCCCTGATGCAGAAATGCAGAGCAATATATCTTCCGGCTCCAATAAATTTTCCAGCTGTTCTTTAAAAACGTCCTGATAAGAAATGTCATTGGCTATGGCGGTCATATGAGCAACATTATCATTCAAACTCATTATCTTTAGTCTTTTTTCACCGGTAACGGTAGTGCCTTTGCCGAAATCGCAGACATAATGGGAAGCGGTTGCCGCACTGCCGCCGTTGCCAATCACGTAAATTCTCTTATTTTTTTGATAAGCTTCCCATAAAATATTCAGTATGGTGTCAATGTCTCCGACAGAAAGAGTGTTTAGCGTATGAATCAATTCCCTGCAATATTGTTTGAAATATACGTTCACATTGCCCCTCTCCTCATATATCGCTAGGCCAAATAAATGATTCGGCTGCCGTGTTCGGCAATCTTGAAGTCAAGCCTTTTCAGCTGCCTTAAAGCAGCTTGAACTTGCTCCTGCTTATTTTCATCGCAATAAAACAGCAAGAATCCACCGCCGCCGGCGCCCAAAATTTTGCCGCCACCGGCGCCTGCCTGCCGGGCCTTCCAATAATAATCATCAATCATCGGATTGCTGATCCTGTTACTCAACTGCTTTTTCAACATCCAACCGGCGTGAAGGCTTTCGCCAATCTTACTGCTTACACCACCCGTCAGCAGGACATTTTTTAAATTGTCCGCTTCTTCCCGCAGACGGTCTAAATATTCCAGCTTATTTTTCGTTTCTTTCTGTTGATCAAATAAAATATCGCCGGCCGCGCGGGTAATGCCGGTATAGAATAGCAGGAATTTTTTATTTAGTTTACGCATATCATTTTCGTTTAAATTTACCGATTCATGTAGAACCGTTTCATCGGGATTAAACCGAAAATAATTGATATTGCCGAAGGCTGCGGCATATTGATCTTGTTTGCCAATGGGTTTCCCTAATTTATTGATTTCGATTTGACAAGCCTTATCCGCCAGATATTCCGAAGATTTTTGCTCTCCTTTGAATGTATATAAAGCATTTAATAAGCCGACTGTAAAACTGCTGGAAGACCCGAGTCCCGTCCCGGCGGGAATATCGGCGACAGATGTAATCTCAATACCTTGGGTAATCCCGGTCAGTCTGAGGCATTCGCGGACAATCTCATGTTGGATTTGCTCAATATTGTCAACAATTTCTGTTTTTGAATAACTGATTCGCAACGTATCGTCAAATCGTTTATTCACCGTAATATATACATATTTATCAATCGCTGCGCTAACGACCGCACCGTATCCACCGGAATAATAGGCGCGTAAATCCGTGCCTCCTCCGGCAAAGCTAATGCGAAATGGAGTTCTAGATATAATCATTTTTCCAGTCCTCATTTGCTTTTTTGTAATTTTCCCACGTGCCGATATCCAGCAGATATTCACGAATCCTGTATCCCCGCATTTTACCAATTAACAGCGGCAATATATCATAGCCAAAATCAAATACCGTTTTTTCGGCAGGAAAGTAATCGAATAGCCGCTGATCGGCTGCATAAATGCCGGCATTGGCCAGATTGCTTTTAGGGTTAACCGGTTTTTCACTAAATTTTGTAATTACATTATCCGGATTCATCACCGCAATTCCACACTGCCCGGGATTGCCGGTCAAAAACAAGCCCATTGTCAAAACATCCGGGTGGCTTGCGTGAAAGGACAGCAGTTTACTGATATTCAGACAAGTCAAATTATCGGCATAACAAATTAAAAAATCCTTTTCATTGGAAACGAAGTCTGCATTCTTTTTTACTGTGCCGCCGCTGCCTAAGAGTTCTTGTTCAAATACAAGTTTGATTTTCAGGTCCGATTGCTGTAGCCCTTCAACATAATGCTCAACCTGCTCGCTGCGGTAATGGGTATTAA harbors:
- a CDS encoding SIS domain-containing protein, with amino-acid sequence MNVYFKQYCRELIHTLNTLSVGDIDTILNILWEAYQKNKRIYVIGNGGSAATASHYVCDFGKGTTVTGEKRLKIMSLNDNVAHMTAIANDISYQDVFKEQLENLLEPEDILLCISASGNSPNLVEAVNYANSINVTTIGILGFNGGKLKELTQANIVVDNFNYGQVEDIHLIVGHVISQYFRKLIIEGGFL
- a CDS encoding GHMP kinase; this encodes MIISRTPFRISFAGGGTDLRAYYSGGYGAVVSAAIDKYVYITVNKRFDDTLRISYSKTEIVDNIEQIQHEIVRECLRLTGITQGIEITSVADIPAGTGLGSSSSFTVGLLNALYTFKGEQKSSEYLADKACQIEINKLGKPIGKQDQYAAAFGNINYFRFNPDETVLHESVNLNENDMRKLNKKFLLFYTGITRAAGDILFDQQKETKNKLEYLDRLREEADNLKNVLLTGGVSSKIGESLHAGWMLKKQLSNRISNPMIDDYYWKARQAGAGGGKILGAGGGGFLLFYCDENKQEQVQAALRQLKRLDFKIAEHGSRIIYLA
- a CDS encoding nucleotidyltransferase family protein, which translates into the protein MKAFLLAAGYGTRLRPITDNMPKCLVPIQHQPLLYWWLKLLQKYRVSEVLINTHYRSEQVEHYVEGLQQSDLKIKLVFEQELLGSGGTVKKNADFVSNEKDFLICYADNLTCLNISKLLSFHASHPDVLTMGLFLTGNPGQCGIAVMNPDNVITKFSEKPVNPKSNLANAGIYAADQRLFDYFPAEKTVFDFGYDILPLLIGKMRGYRIREYLLDIGTWENYKKANEDWKNDYI